The Helianthus annuus cultivar XRQ/B chromosome 16, HanXRQr2.0-SUNRISE, whole genome shotgun sequence genome includes a window with the following:
- the LOC110918334 gene encoding uncharacterized protein LOC110918334: MASSMTQYPFLSNILIKPSTETTHRRNITLIRALKDDDSQQPDPVKLALARAKAYKKSIQSNPTPKIAQDPDPVSKNSEFGQNKDGSISIEDKDKGFEEVNEFEVIDKKDEPKVSAIDFVGLGFADKKEGRGLPAGLIPISDPFPSGDLPDVEIIVGDTSKFGKEKTSNSNATTEDETELYKPKVSTWGVFPRPNNISKTYGGGKTIRPGEVLETAESKAAKQARTRQMIAAYNRQMGLLIDPKLKAECEKDLKDGDYLMEMGKLKDAIPFYEKVMGNLVYQSELHGLAALQWSICQDSLNRSNEARAMYEKLQSHPNVGVSKKARQFVFSFQAMEMLKVTSSSVSKRKTGYQNFFDAFVENKNNLSANEIEGEDDAVTQALPYVIFLVSPIFMILVIAVQKRLL; encoded by the exons ATGGCGTCTTCTATGACACAATATCCATTTTTATCCAACATATTAATCAAACCCTCAACTGAAACAACTCACAGAAGAAACATCACTTTGATCAGGGCCCTCAAAGATGATGACTCACAGCAACCAGACCCAGTTAAGCTCGCTCTAGCCAGAGCCAAAGCCTACAAGAAATCAATCCAATCAAACCCTACTCCCAAAATTGCTCAAGATCCAGACCCTGTTTCTAAAAATTCAGAATTTGGCCAAAACAAAGATGGGTCAATCTCCATTGAGGACAAAGATAAAG GATTTGAGGAAGTGAATGAATTTGAGGTAATTGATAAGAAGGATGAGCCCAAAGTTTCAGCAATTGACTTTGTGGGCTTAGGGTTTGCGGACAAGAAAGAAGGCAGGGGATTGCCAGCTGGCTTGATTCCAATAAGTGATCCTTTTCCATCAGGGGATTTGCCTGATGTGGAAATCATTGTTGGGGATACAAGCAAATTTGGAAAGGAAAAAACCTCGAATTCGAATGCGACCACGGAAGATGAGACCGAACTTTACAAGCCCAAAGTGTCTACATGGGGAGTTTTCCCTAGACCGAATAACATTTCCAAAACG TACGGTGGCGGGAAAACTATTCGACCCGGAGAGGTGCTCGAAACAGCAGAATCCAAGGCTGCAAAACAGGCACGCACACGGCAAATGATTGCTGCATATAACCGGCAGATGGGTTTACTTATCGATCCTAAGTTGAAAGCTGAATGTGAGAAG GATTTGAAGGATGGTGATTATTTAATGGAGATGGGTAAGCTCAAGGATGCAATCCCCTTTTATGAAAAGGTTATGGGTAACTTGGTATACCAG AGTGAACTTCATGGTTTAGCTGCATTGCAATGGTCTATTTGTCAAGACTCCCTCAACAG ATCCAATGAAGCTCGCGCTATGTATGAGAAGCTGCAGTCTCACCCAAATGTGGGCGTGAGCAAGAAAGCGCGACAGTTTGTGTTCAGCTTCCAG GCAATGGAGATGCTGAAGGTGACAAGCTCGAGTGTTTCTAAACGTAAAACAGGGTACCAGAACTTCTTCGATGCATTTGTTGAAAACAAGAACAATCTGTCCGCAAATGAAATCGAAGGCGAAGATGATGCAGTTACTCAAGCTTTACCATATGTGATCTTTCTTGTTTCTCCAATTTTTATGATACTGGTAATTGCTGTACAAAAAAGGCTATTATGA